A genome region from Portunus trituberculatus isolate SZX2019 chromosome 40, ASM1759143v1, whole genome shotgun sequence includes the following:
- the LOC123515883 gene encoding UPF0598 protein C8orf82 homolog: MAAAAPIFLFHLPPFIISHSLLTFLFRRVEVSRRAIRPMIYPCDPGILGPTHSLLVLRAGHAGVGRHLHNEQGQNPQSGIRKYFYYIDHQGMLFLDDTRMKNFTSCFKEKKFLQFFFSRMKFNETGRYPEFPFLSLCGCERNYIRCDDLPLVFTHLVSGLAEASLV, encoded by the exons ATGGCGGCGGCGGcccccatcttcctcttccacctccctcctttcattatctCCCATTCTCTACTAACCTTCCTCTTCCGGCGTGTGGAGGTGAGCCGGCGTGCCATCCGACCGATGATATACCCTTGCGATCCCGGTATCCTCGG ACCGACTCACAGCCTCCTGGTACTGCGTGCTGGGCATGCGGGCGTGGGGAGGCACCTCCACAATGAGCAGGGCCAGAACCCCCAGTCTGGCATCAGGAAATACTTCTACTATATTGACCACCAGGGCATG CTGTTCCTGGATGATACAAGAATGAAGAATTTCACTTCCTGTTTTAAAG AAAAGAAAttccttcaattcttcttcAGCCGCATGAAGTTTAATGAGACTGGCCGCTACCCTGagtttccttttctgtctctgtgtggCTGTGAGAGGAACTACATCCGCTGTGATGACCTACCCCTTGTGTTCACCCACCTAGTGAGTGGTCTGGCTGAGGCTAGTCTTGTCTGA